The genomic segment CTCGAAATGAATCTGATGTTGAACGAGGCGCGGGCCAGCATGCGGCGCGATCTCGAGGCCGGCGCCGAGCTGCAGCACAATCTCCTGCCGCCTCCCATGTACCGCAGCGGCGAATTTCAGGCCGGCTGGCTCTACAAACCCCATTCGATCGTGGCCGGCGACATGCTCAATATCTTCGAGCGCGACGAAGACACGCTGGTATTTTACCTGTTCGATGTGGTGGGGCACGGCATCCGCTCCGCGCTGCTCACCGTGAGCATCACCAAGATGCTCACTTCGCCGGGCGACTCCAGGCCGCTACAGGACGACCGGATGACCGAAGAACGCTCGGCCCAGTACGTCCTTCAGCATCTCAACGACCGCTTCCAGAGCGTCGATACCTCGCAATACTTCACGATGGTGTATGGGACAATCAACCGGAAGACGGGGCAGGTCCATCTCGGACAGGCCGGCCATCCGCCGCCTATCCTGATCGGGCCCAACGGCGAGCGCACGCTCGTGGGCGACGGCGGGATGCCCATCGGATGGATCGCCGACACGGAGTTCGAGACCTACGACCTGCTGCTCGAACCCGGTGGAAGGCTCATCCTGTACTCCGACGGCGTCACGGAATGCGAAAACGCGGACGGGGTCATGTTCACGCCGGAACGCCTCGCCGAACACTTCGCCGAAATGAGATCCCACACGATCGCCGAAACCCTCGCCGCGCTGGACCAGAAGATCACCGCCTGGGCGCCCGGTGGCACGTTCGACGACGATCTCTCCGCCCTGGTCATCGAACGGGACGGACGGTGAGGTTCAAGGTTTGAGGCTCAAGGTTTAATGGAGGCTCATCGTTGAACCTTGAGCCTCAAACCTTGAACTCCTTCACAGCAGCCCGGCGGCCTCGTAGATCCCGATGATGGCGGCGAGGCTGCGCCGGCCTTCGCGCCCGTCGATGGCGGGGGAGCGGCCTTCGCGGATCGCGCCGACCAGATCGGCCAGGATGGCCTCGTGGCCGGCCGTGGAGATGGCCCGAGGGTCACCGCCGGCGCCGGCGCCAGCCCCGGCGGACAGGTCGGGCGGGTCGATCGTCGCGGTCTCCGGGTCGACCGACCAGCGCACGACGCCTTCGCCCTCCACCTGGATGCCGCCTTGCGTCCCGTACAGTTCGAGGCGATGCGGGAAGCCCTGGCCGGCCGCCGTAGTCGCTGCGATCGTTGCGAGGGCGCCACTGCTGAATCGCAGCGCGGCCGCGGCGACGTCCTCCACTTCGATATGACGGTGCAGCGTGTCCGCGCCGGCATGGATCAGCACCGGGTCGCCCATGTACCAGAGGAGGAGGTCGATGATGTGGATGCCCTGGTTCATCAGCACGCCGCCGCCGTCGAGCGCCCAGGTGCCGCGCCATTCGGCCTGGTCGTAGTAGGCCTGGTTGCGGAAATACGGGAGCGTCACCACCCCGAGCGTGAGTTCGCCGAGATCGCCCGCCTCCAGCGCGTCCTTGATCCGCCGAAACAACGGGTCGACGCGTCGCTGGAGGGCCACGGCGAGGCAGACGCCGCGCTCGTCGGCCGCCGCGATCATGGCGTCCGCCGAGGCGAGGGACAGCGCCATCGGTTTTTCGACCAGCACATGTTTGCCGGCGGCGATGGCCGCCAGCGCCTGCTGGGCGTGCTGGCCGCTGGGCGTGCACAGGCTCACGATGTCGATGGAGCGATCGGCCAGCACCGCATCGAACGAACGGCACGGCACGCCATAACGCTCAACTATGCGGGCGAACTGCGAGGCATCGTGGTGCACCATGGCGGCCAGCTCCACGCCGAGGCCGGCTTGAGCCAGCACCGCCTTCCGGTGGTACTCCGCGATCATCCCGGCGCCCACGATGGCGACGCGTAGAGGAGAAGGAGACATGGGCATGGGGTATCATGTGGCCGAGCTAAAACAGAGGAGCGCCGGGCCCTGGCTGTATCCGGCCGGGGCGGCGCTGGGCTCGGAAAGATAATGGAACGGCGCCGCATTCGCACACGGAAGCGCGCGGGGACGGGCTCGCCCCTTGTCGGAACATGCGCCAACGCTTACTTTGGATGGTTCTTGTGCCGTGCCCATCCACCTACTCAGGCCGACCATGCTCCAGCGCAATCGAATGCTCCTCGTGCTTCCCGTACTGGGCAGCATCATCGCCGCCGTATTTTTCATGCACGACGAATACGTGCTGCACACCTTCGAACACGTCAAGCTCTCGGATACCTTTTATGCCGAGGGCGGAACGTTCGGGGATGTTTCGGGGGACGGCGTGATGGATCTGATCTCGGGCCCATTCTGGTTCGAAGGTCCGGACTTCGTGAATCGACACACCATCTACGAACCGCAGCCGTTCTCGATCGAAGTGTATTCGGACAACTTCTTCGCCTACGTGTACGACATCGACCGGGACGGCCGGAACGACATCTTTTTTATCGGATTCCCCGGCCAGGAATCCACCTGGTACCGTAACCCCGGGATGCAGGACGGTCCCTGGGAGAAACACCGGATCTTCGAGGAAACGAGCAACGAATCGCCCACCTTTATGGATCTGACGGGCGACGGCCTGCCCGAGCTCATCTGTGTCTCCAACGGGCGTTACGGCTACGCGCAGCCGGACTGGGATCATCCCGAACGGCCCTGGACCTTTACGCCCATCGCCGACGACAACGGGTTGCAGCGGTTCACGCACGGCATGGGCGTCGGCGATGTCGACGGTGACGGCCGGCTCGACGTGATGGAGGCGAACGGGTGGTTCCAGCAGCCGGCCAGCCTGGATGGCAATCCGGTATGGACGCACCACGCCTATCCCTTCGCCGACGGCGGCTCCCAGATGTACGCCTACGACGTCGACGGCGACGGCGACAACGACGTGATCACCAGCCATCGCGCGCACGGATACGGCCTGCTCTGGCACGAGCAGGTAAAGGGCGCCGACGGCGGCATCGACTTTAAACCCCACCTGATCATGGGCGAGACGCCCGCAGAAAACCCGTACGGCGTGGCCTTTTCCGGGCTGCACGCCGTCGCCCTGGTCGACATGGACGGCGACGGATTGAAGGACATCGTGACGGGCAAGCGCTACTGGGCCCACATGGGGCGCGACGCCGGCGAGATGGAACCCTCGGTACTGTACTGGTTTAAGCTACAACGGTCGGACGACGCCGGCGTGGACTTTATTCCGTATTTCATCGGCGACGAAGTGGGTGTCGGCACTCAGCTCGTCGTGAAGGATTACAACGGCGACGACCTGCCGGATATCGTGGTAGGCAACAAAAAAGGGCTATCCTACTACACGCATCGGCGCGAGGTGGTATCACGCAAGGCGTGGGAGGCCGCGCAGCCGGCGCGTAGCGAGGGTTGACCCATCGCCGTGTGATGACTGCGCTGAAGAAGTTCGTACTGATCCCCATTCTTTCCGTACTCGGCCTCCTCGTTGTGGCGGGTGTGGGTCTATACCTGTACCTGTCCGACGCCCGGCTCCGAAGCCTGCTCGAACCGGCGCTGGAAGAGACGCTCCAGCGTGACGTGTCGATCGATGCGGTGCACCTCAGCCTGTTTCGCACCTTTCCGCACGTCGGCATCGGCGTGGAGGGCCTGACGATCCACACGCCGGACGGCCCCGATCTGGCCTCGATCGACGAGTTCTGGGCCGCCGCCCGGCTCGGCTCGCTCTTCGCCGACGATATCGAGATCGCGTCCATCGAACTCATCGGCCCGCGCATCCTCGTCGAACCCCTCGGCGACGGCCGAACCACGCTCGACGGCCTGGGTGGAGATGCGGAGGCCGCGCCGGCGGACACGGCGGCGGCATCCGGCTCGATCCGGCTCGACCGTATTTCGATCCGCGACGGCGCGCTCGCCTACGCCGACGAAGCCGGCACCTTCTTCGCCATCGCCGACCTCGATGCCGACCTCCGCGCCGTCCTCGACGACGTCACGGCGATCTCGGGCTATGTGGAGGCGTACGACCTCACCTACGAATCGGCCGGCGTGCCCTATGCGCGGGACTGGGATCTACGCCTCGATGTGGATGCCGAAGCCGATCTGACCAACGAAGTGCTCCGCCTCGGCTCTACCCGGTTGCGGGCCGAGCAGCTCGACATCGCCATGGCCGGCGAGGTCGCCGGCTGGAGCCAGGATGTCATGGCGGTCGATCTCCGCATCGATGCGCCCGACGGCACCATCGAAGGGTTTTTGTCCCTGCTGCCCAGAGGGCTCGTCAAGGATCTCGACGGTATCACGGCGCGCGGCGCCTTTGCGCTGGCAGCGACCCTCAAAGGCGATCTGGGTGATGACGTGTATCCGGCCCTCGATGCGCATCTGACAATCGAAGACGGCTTCATCCAGTATCCCGGCCTGCCCGAGGCCATTACCGGCATCCAGCTCGATACCCGCGTAACCGACGAAGCGGTCGATATCGCCTCGCTCACCGCAACCGCGGCAGGGAATACCCTCACGTCGCGAGGCCGCATCGTCAACGGCGACGCCACCACGGTGGATGCCGTACTGCAGATCGATGCGGACCTGGCGTCCATCCCGCGCTTTTATCCGCTCGAAGCCGGCACCCGGCTTGCCGGCACCGTCAAAACCAACGCCCGGATCCAGGGTCCCATCGACGCCCCGGAATCGCTGCAGGCCGAAGGCACCGCCGAACTGCAGGGCATCCAGTACGCGTCCGCCGACCTGCCCCAGCCGGTCGATGCCCTGGATGGATTGCTCCGCCTGGATCGCAACGCCATCCGCTTCGAAAACATCGTCGTCAAGGCCGGCCAGACCGACGCCACGCTGAACGGGGCGCTGTCGAATTACATGGCCTTTATGGCGTCCGAACCCGGCGGCGCCGTGCCGGCTTTCAGGGGGCAACTCCACAGCGCCGTGCTGAACGCCGACGAACTCATCCCGGAGGATACCACCGATACCGAACCGCTCGATCTCCCGGATGTGCTGATGGATGTCCGGCTCACCGCGGACCGGATGGTCTATGGCGGGATCGATGTGCGGGATGCGCGCTCCGAGCTGCATCTCGAGAACGACATCCTGACGGTGTCGGGGATCAGCGCCGCGCTGTTCAGCGGCGTCCTGGCCGGCGAGATCGCCTTCAGCACCCAGAATCCGGAGGCGCCGGCGTTCGACGGCGCCATCAAGCTGGAAGGCATAGATGCATCGCGTTTCTTCGAGAAGATGGAGACCGTGAACAAGTTCGCCCAGGTCGGCGGCTATTTTCAGGGGGTGTTCGATAGCCAGGCGAAGTTCTCGCTTCGCATGGACTCGCTTCTCAATCCCCGGATGGAAACGATCCAGGCGTCCGGTCTCTTCGGGGCCCGGGAAGGGAGCCTGCGCGATCTGCCGATCCTGAAAAAACTCAGCGCGTTCACCGGACTCGCCGATCTCAGCCGGCTCGCGCTGAAGGACTGGTCGCATGCATTCTCCGTCGCCGGCGAGCAGCTTCAGGTGCGCGACCTCGACATCGAGGCCGGCGCCTATACCGTGAAACTGAACGGCACGCAGGGGCTGGACGGCCGGCTCGACTATGCCCTGAGCCTCATCCTGCCCGCCTCGGCTTCAGATGCCCTCCTGGCAGCTCCCGTCGGAGCGGCGCTTCGCCCGATAGCCGGCGTGGCAAACGCGGCCCTCGTCGATCCGGCCACCGGACGCATCGTGCTCGACCTTCTGGCGCAGGGCGCCATCAACGACCCGGAGCTTCGCCTCAACAGCGACATGATGAAGACGCGCCTCGAATCGCACGCATCGGCCCTCGTAGCCGGCGCGCGCCAGGAAGCACAGGCGCGTCTCGATTCCCTCGCCCAGGCCCAGAAAGCGGCCCTGGAGCAGGAAGCCCGCGACCGCCTCGGCGGCCTGGTCGAAGACGCCGTTGGCGACAGCACCGTCGCCATCCCGACCAACCTGGACAGCCTGAAGTCCCAGGGCGAGGATCTGGTGAAGGACCGGCTAAAAGGCCTCCTAAACCGCAAGAAGAAAAATTAGGGACCGTCTGATTCATCAGACGGTCCCGTATCCTGAACTCGATTCAGGATCTGCCCCGGACAAGCATGACCGTCGCCCTGAACTCGATTCAGGATCTGCCCCGGACAAGCATGACCGTCGCCCTGAACTCGATTCAGGATCTGCCCCGGACAAGCATGACCGTCGCCCTGAACTCGATTCAGGATTGCCCCGGACAAGCACAACCGTCGCCCTGAACGCAATTCGGATCTGCCCTGACAGCGACCGTCGCCCCAACCGATTCAGATCTGCCCCGGACAAGATGACTGTCGCCCTGACTCGATTCAGGATCTGCCCCGGACACATGACCGTCGCCTGAACGCAATTCCACTTCCACGCACCCCCCCCCTCCGCCTTCCTCGAACTTTTGCAGATGACGCGTGTCTTGAAACACGCCGGCCCGTATATTGGTAGGCACACTCGCCCGGTTGTATAGCTCACCGTTGTAGAAATCAACACCGTACAGCTCACCCTCCGTGCAGCTTGCAACATCGACCCGCAGACACCCGCAACCACCCCGCGGTCCGTTTTTTTCGTCGAAAGGCGCAGCCCACCCATGCTGTGCCCTTTTTTGTATCCAGAAAACGCTTTGAAAACGCCACCTCCCCCCAGACGCCGCTCAAAAACCGACTCGGACGACTCGGAAGAACGAGATCACGAAACGCGTGAAGGTCCACGCCGCGGCGGGAAACCGGGTGGCAATCCCCGCTCCGCCTCAACCGATCGGGATACCGGATCCGGGCGACGCTCCGGCGCCGGCGGGCCGCGAACCGGACCGGGAGGACGACGCGCCTCCACCGACGAGCAGCGCCAGGGCTCCGGCCGCCGTTCAGCGCCGCGCCCGACATCCGGCCAGGGCGGACAGCGCTCGGGTACCGGTGGCAGGCGTTCCGACGAGCGCTCCACTCCAGGCGAATACGGAAAACGCCCTGGACCCTCGGGCCGGCGTTCCGACGAGCGCTCGAGTTCCGGCGAATACGGAAAACGACCCGGACCCTCGGGCCGGCGGTCTTCGCCGGACGATCGGCGCACGGGCTACAACCCGCGCGGCGGTGCATCGGGCCGGCGTTCGACCCCGTCCGATCAACGTCCGGGGTCCGACGAGCGGCGCTCGTCCTTCGGTAAAGGGGGGCAGAAGCCCGTATCCGGGCGACGCACGGCATCGACGGCGCGTCCGTCCCCGGCGCCTGCGCCGTCGGCCATGGGCCCAGTGCGACTCAACCGGTACATCGCCCAGGCCGGCATCTGCTCGCGCCGCAAGGCCGACGAACTCATCCTGGAAGGGCGCGTGCTCATGAACGGCGAGGTCGTCAAGGAGCTGGGCGTCAAGGTCAACCCCGGCGATGCCGTGGAGGTGAACGGCATTCGTCTGACGCCGCGGTCGCTGGACTATTTCCTGCTCAACAAGCCCTCCAACTACATCACCTCGAAGCAGGACGAGAAGGGGCGGTCGGTGGTGATGGACCTCATCGACATCCCCGAGAAAGACGAGTTGCATCTGTACCCGGTAGGCCGGCTGGATCGCAACTCGGTCGGCGTGCTGCTCATTACGAACGACGGCGAGCTGGCGCACCGCCTGATGCACCCGCGTTATCAGATCGACAAACTGTACAAGGTCCGGACGAAGGAGCCGATCAAACCCCACGAGCTGGAGCAGCTGATCGAGGGCGTCCAGCTGGACGACGGCCCCGCCAAGGCCGACGATGCCCGCTACGTGTCGCCGGAGAACAAACACGAAATCGGGGTGCGGCTGCACGAGGGCCGGAACCGGCAAATCCGGCGGATGCTGGAAGCCATCGGGCACGAAGTCGACTACCTGGAGCGCGTCAACTACGCCGGCCTCACAGCCGACGGCGTACGCCGCGGGAAGTGGCGCCGGCTGCGCCCGGATGAAATCAAGAAATTGAAACGCCTGGTAAAACTCGGTTAATAGACTCGGTTTATAGACATGGACAACCGCCTGGATATCGAAGGCGACGGCGCGATCGCCTCCTCCTCGAAGATACGCGGCTTCGGCCTCACTTACGACGACGTGCTGCTCGTCCCGGGGCGTTCGGAAGTCATGCCGCGCGACGTGAATACCTGCGCGCAGCTGACGGCCAACATCTCGCTGAACATCCCTCTGCTCTCGGCGGCCATGGATACCGTCACCGAGCACGAGATGGCCATCGCCATGGCCCGCGAGGGGGGCGTCGGGGTGCTGCACAAGAACATGACGATCGAGGAGCAGGCGTCCCAGGTGCGGCGCGTGAAGCGGTCCGAAAGCGGGATGATCCTCGATCCCATCACCCTCCATCCGGAAGATACGGTCGCCAACGCCCGCAATCTGATGGCGCGTTATTCGATCGGCGGAATCCCCGTGGTCGACTCCAACAACCGGCTCGTGGGCATCGCCACGAATCGGGACCTACGCTTCGTGCAGGAGCCCGGCATCCTGCTGCGTCAGGTGATGACGAGCGAGGGGCTGATCACGGCGCCGGTGGGCACCACGCTGGAAGCCGCCGAAGCCCTGCTACAGCGGCACAAGATCGAGAAGCTCCCGGTCATCGACGGCGACGGATACCTCAAGGGGCTGATCACCTTCAAGGATATCGAGAAAAAACGCCAGTTCCCCTCGGCCTGCAAGGATGAACACGGCCGGCTCCGCGTGGGCGCCGCCGTCGGCGTCTCGAGCGGCGTCATGGAGCGCGTGGCCGCCCTCAAGGAGGCGGGCGTCGACTTCGTGATCGTCGATACCGCGCACGGCCACTCGGTGGCGGTTATGGATACCGTCTCCGCCATCAAGAAGCAGTTCGGCGACCTCGAACTGATCGCCGGCAACGTCGCCACCGCCGAGGCCACGCTCGACCTCATCGACCGCGGCGTGTCCGCCGTGAAGGTCGGCATCGGCCCCGGATCCATCTGCACGACGCGCGTGGTTGCCGGCGTCGGCGTCCCCCAGCTCACCGCGATCATGGACTGCGCCCGCGTGGCGCGCCCCCGCGGCATCCCCATCATCGCGGACGGCGGCATCAAGCAAACGGGAGATGTGGCGAAAGCCATCGCCGCCGGCGCGAGCAACGTGATGATCGGCGGCCTGTTCGCGCGGGTCGAGGAGAGCCCCGGCGAAACCATCCTCTACGAAGGCCGGAAGTACAAGAGCTACCGCGGCATGGGCTCCCTGAGCGCCATGCAGGACGGGAGCAAGGACCGCTACTTCCAGGATGTGGAAGACGACATCAAGAAGCTCGTCCCCGAGGGCATCGAGGGGCGCGTGCCGTATGGCGGCATGCTGAGCGAGGTGGTCTACCAGATGGTGGGCGGCCTGCGCGCGGCGATGGGCTACTGCGGCTGCGCCACCCTGCAGGAGATGTACGAACGCGCTCAGATGATCCGGATCACGGCATCGGGTTTGCGTGAAAGCCATCCCCATGATGTTCTCATCACAAAAGAAGCCCCCAACTACAGCACGCGCGTTTGATAGATGGGGCAAAACGAAAGGAATTCGCGGAATTATCCAGTTTCGATTGGATGCACCCCCGATGCCCTTCGGTTTGTGACACCATGAACAGGAATCCGCCCGGAGGAGTCAAATTCCTTCGGGCGGATTTTTTTTCCGCCCGATCGATCGTCGAATCCCACCGAATGCCATGATCCAGCGCCTCGACGCCCTGCGCGCACATTTTTCTGAACGCCACGCGGATGCCGCGATCCTCACCTTCCTGCCGGACATCCGATGGGCCTGCGGTTTTTCCGGATCCAACGGGCTGCTGCTCGTGACGCAGCAGGACGCCCATTTCATCACCGACGGCCGGTACACCGAACAGGCCGGCCGGGAAGTCGCCGGCGCCGCCGTGCACATCGCGGAAAAAGGGCTCTTCGACGCCCTCGCGTCGCGATCGCTGCTGGCCGGGGTGGGGCGTGTCATCATCCAGTCCGATCACCTCACGCTCGATGCGTTCGACGATCTCCAGGAGGCCTTTCCCGACGTGGAGTGGGCCCCCGCCAAAGGCCTGCTCAAAAAGGACGTCGCGGTAAAAGCGAAGGCCGAGATCGATGCCATGCAGCGGGCGCAGGACGTGACGGATGCCGTGTTCGATGAGCTGCTCGGCGTGATCAGGCCGGGCATGACCGAGCTGGAAGTGGCCGCCGAAATCGTCTACCGCCACATGCGGCGCGGCGCCTCGGGGATGTCCTTCGACCCGATCGTCGCCGCCGGCCCCAACGGCGCGCTCCCGCATGCGCGGCCGACCGACCGCCGCCTGGCTCCGGGCGATCTGGTCGTGCTGGATTTTGGTTGTTTCGTGGATGGCTACGCCTCCGACATGACGCGTACGATCGCCATCGGCGAACCCGATCCGGAGGCCGTCAAGGTGTACCACATCGTCCTGGATGCCCACCTGAAGGCACTCGACGCCGCGCGCGCCGGCATGAGCGGCAAGGCCCTCGACGCCGTCGCCCGAACCCTCATCGCCGACGCAGGCTACGGCCCGCTGTTTTCGCACAGCCTCGGCCACGGCGTCGGACTCCAGATCCATGAATGGCCCAGCGTGTCGTTCCGGACGGAGGATGAACTTCCCGCCGGCGTGGTCATCACCATCGAGCCGGGCATCTACGTCCCGGGCCGCTTCGGCGTCCGCATCGAGGATATGGCGCTACTCGAGGCGCATGGCGCCAGATCGATGGCGCACAGTCCGAAGGAGCTGATTCAATTGGGTAACGCCTGACGCAAAAAATGTCATTGTCATCTCGACTGGCGGTCCCACCCAGGTGGGACCAAAACGGAGAGACCTCCTGACCCGGAGCACAAGTCCTACATGTCGACGCTACCCTCAAAAAACAGTCAGGTCTAATTCAAAATCGCATGCTTGCGCGATGAGGCTGATGCATGCCAGGAGATAAGGATGTGTGCTCCTTGCCATTGTGACAACCGTATGGATGGAGAGCTCCTAAAACGTATTGTCGCGCATCGTCAGGAGGTCTCTCCGTTTTTCCCCGCATTCGCGGGGAGCCGGTCGAGATGACAATTGATTGTTAAGCGCTTGGGTGCGCCCCTCACGGATACACCGGCACCGGATGCCCGGACAGCGCCTCGTTCACGAATTGAACGGTTGAGCGCTGATTCGGCGTGGGGAAGGGGTCGGGCAGGTAGTCGCTGTGGCCGGCGTCGCGCTGGTCGCTGATCTGGACGTGCAGGACCTGCTGTGGCGTGGCGTTGCCGCCGCGGACGCGGGGGCCGTGGTAACCCAGCGCCTGCCCCCAGCTGTCCTCGCGGTAGAAGAACCAGGTCTGGAACAGGTCGCCGGCCGGGTAGGCCAGCTTGAGCACGTAATCCTGCCGCGACGCCAGCACCGATACGCGGCGTGTGCCGCGCACCCCATCCCGGAAATCGCTCGGATACCCCAGGCTGTAGTCGTCCACCGCCGCGGCCATCAGGCAGAGCTGGTTGAACGTGTAGCCGTAGGGCACGAGCAGCTTCACGACCTGCAGGGCGACGCGCGCACCCAGGCTGTGCGTGGCGAAGGACACGCGGGTGCTCTTGCGCAGATAGGTATAGATGAATTTGGCCAGCTCCAGCGCGGTGTCGTCGGCGTCGCGCCCCTCGAAACTGTAGCTGAACGCGCCGGCCCAGTGGTCGCCGGGCCACAGCGTGGCGACGAGGGCGTGGTGCTGCACACGGTTCAGCTGCGAGGCAAAACGCTTGAGCTGCTCCCGGCCCGAGGGGCGATCGACGTTGAAGCCGTGAATCAGGAAGGTCACGTCCGACGCCATCTGGAGCTGCGCGTGCGTGCCCTCCGTGAGCCGGCCGGGAAGGACGGGCCCACCGACGTTGGCGCCGCGAAAATCGAGGACGAAGTTCATCAAGGCCTCCCGAGCGCCGC from the Rhodothermales bacterium genome contains:
- a CDS encoding SpoIIE family protein phosphatase; translated protein: MKILIVDDDPVIRALLEHELTRQGHEVIAVSDGMLAWEVILQEPIEMLITDWQMPEINGLDLCRLVRTVAPGMYIYTILLSGFSEHENVLAAFEAGVDDFIPKPVNLAILNARLRAGERIVKLEQEIAQRSESLLEMNLMLNEARASMRRDLEAGAELQHNLLPPPMYRSGEFQAGWLYKPHSIVAGDMLNIFERDEDTLVFYLFDVVGHGIRSALLTVSITKMLTSPGDSRPLQDDRMTEERSAQYVLQHLNDRFQSVDTSQYFTMVYGTINRKTGQVHLGQAGHPPPILIGPNGERTLVGDGGMPIGWIADTEFETYDLLLEPGGRLILYSDGVTECENADGVMFTPERLAEHFAEMRSHTIAETLAALDQKITAWAPGGTFDDDLSALVIERDGR
- a CDS encoding Gfo/Idh/MocA family oxidoreductase codes for the protein MSPSPLRVAIVGAGMIAEYHRKAVLAQAGLGVELAAMVHHDASQFARIVERYGVPCRSFDAVLADRSIDIVSLCTPSGQHAQQALAAIAAGKHVLVEKPMALSLASADAMIAAADERGVCLAVALQRRVDPLFRRIKDALEAGDLGELTLGVVTLPYFRNQAYYDQAEWRGTWALDGGGVLMNQGIHIIDLLLWYMGDPVLIHAGADTLHRHIEVEDVAAAALRFSSGALATIAATTAAGQGFPHRLELYGTQGGIQVEGEGVVRWSVDPETATIDPPDLSAGAGAGAGGDPRAISTAGHEAILADLVGAIREGRSPAIDGREGRRSLAAIIGIYEAAGLL
- a CDS encoding VCBS repeat-containing protein, encoding MLQRNRMLLVLPVLGSIIAAVFFMHDEYVLHTFEHVKLSDTFYAEGGTFGDVSGDGVMDLISGPFWFEGPDFVNRHTIYEPQPFSIEVYSDNFFAYVYDIDRDGRNDIFFIGFPGQESTWYRNPGMQDGPWEKHRIFEETSNESPTFMDLTGDGLPELICVSNGRYGYAQPDWDHPERPWTFTPIADDNGLQRFTHGMGVGDVDGDGRLDVMEANGWFQQPASLDGNPVWTHHAYPFADGGSQMYAYDVDGDGDNDVITSHRAHGYGLLWHEQVKGADGGIDFKPHLIMGETPAENPYGVAFSGLHAVALVDMDGDGLKDIVTGKRYWAHMGRDAGEMEPSVLYWFKLQRSDDAGVDFIPYFIGDEVGVGTQLVVKDYNGDDLPDIVVGNKKGLSYYTHRREVVSRKAWEAAQPARSEG
- a CDS encoding AsmA-like C-terminal region-containing protein, whose product is MTALKKFVLIPILSVLGLLVVAGVGLYLYLSDARLRSLLEPALEETLQRDVSIDAVHLSLFRTFPHVGIGVEGLTIHTPDGPDLASIDEFWAAARLGSLFADDIEIASIELIGPRILVEPLGDGRTTLDGLGGDAEAAPADTAAASGSIRLDRISIRDGALAYADEAGTFFAIADLDADLRAVLDDVTAISGYVEAYDLTYESAGVPYARDWDLRLDVDAEADLTNEVLRLGSTRLRAEQLDIAMAGEVAGWSQDVMAVDLRIDAPDGTIEGFLSLLPRGLVKDLDGITARGAFALAATLKGDLGDDVYPALDAHLTIEDGFIQYPGLPEAITGIQLDTRVTDEAVDIASLTATAAGNTLTSRGRIVNGDATTVDAVLQIDADLASIPRFYPLEAGTRLAGTVKTNARIQGPIDAPESLQAEGTAELQGIQYASADLPQPVDALDGLLRLDRNAIRFENIVVKAGQTDATLNGALSNYMAFMASEPGGAVPAFRGQLHSAVLNADELIPEDTTDTEPLDLPDVLMDVRLTADRMVYGGIDVRDARSELHLENDILTVSGISAALFSGVLAGEIAFSTQNPEAPAFDGAIKLEGIDASRFFEKMETVNKFAQVGGYFQGVFDSQAKFSLRMDSLLNPRMETIQASGLFGAREGSLRDLPILKKLSAFTGLADLSRLALKDWSHAFSVAGEQLQVRDLDIEAGAYTVKLNGTQGLDGRLDYALSLILPASASDALLAAPVGAALRPIAGVANAALVDPATGRIVLDLLAQGAINDPELRLNSDMMKTRLESHASALVAGARQEAQARLDSLAQAQKAALEQEARDRLGGLVEDAVGDSTVAIPTNLDSLKSQGEDLVKDRLKGLLNRKKKN
- a CDS encoding pseudouridine synthase, with the protein product MGPVRLNRYIAQAGICSRRKADELILEGRVLMNGEVVKELGVKVNPGDAVEVNGIRLTPRSLDYFLLNKPSNYITSKQDEKGRSVVMDLIDIPEKDELHLYPVGRLDRNSVGVLLITNDGELAHRLMHPRYQIDKLYKVRTKEPIKPHELEQLIEGVQLDDGPAKADDARYVSPENKHEIGVRLHEGRNRQIRRMLEAIGHEVDYLERVNYAGLTADGVRRGKWRRLRPDEIKKLKRLVKLG
- the guaB gene encoding IMP dehydrogenase, translated to MDNRLDIEGDGAIASSSKIRGFGLTYDDVLLVPGRSEVMPRDVNTCAQLTANISLNIPLLSAAMDTVTEHEMAIAMAREGGVGVLHKNMTIEEQASQVRRVKRSESGMILDPITLHPEDTVANARNLMARYSIGGIPVVDSNNRLVGIATNRDLRFVQEPGILLRQVMTSEGLITAPVGTTLEAAEALLQRHKIEKLPVIDGDGYLKGLITFKDIEKKRQFPSACKDEHGRLRVGAAVGVSSGVMERVAALKEAGVDFVIVDTAHGHSVAVMDTVSAIKKQFGDLELIAGNVATAEATLDLIDRGVSAVKVGIGPGSICTTRVVAGVGVPQLTAIMDCARVARPRGIPIIADGGIKQTGDVAKAIAAGASNVMIGGLFARVEESPGETILYEGRKYKSYRGMGSLSAMQDGSKDRYFQDVEDDIKKLVPEGIEGRVPYGGMLSEVVYQMVGGLRAAMGYCGCATLQEMYERAQMIRITASGLRESHPHDVLITKEAPNYSTRV
- a CDS encoding aminopeptidase P family protein, producing MIQRLDALRAHFSERHADAAILTFLPDIRWACGFSGSNGLLLVTQQDAHFITDGRYTEQAGREVAGAAVHIAEKGLFDALASRSLLAGVGRVIIQSDHLTLDAFDDLQEAFPDVEWAPAKGLLKKDVAVKAKAEIDAMQRAQDVTDAVFDELLGVIRPGMTELEVAAEIVYRHMRRGASGMSFDPIVAAGPNGALPHARPTDRRLAPGDLVVLDFGCFVDGYASDMTRTIAIGEPDPEAVKVYHIVLDAHLKALDAARAGMSGKALDAVARTLIADAGYGPLFSHSLGHGVGLQIHEWPSVSFRTEDELPAGVVITIEPGIYVPGRFGVRIEDMALLEAHGARSMAHSPKELIQLGNA
- a CDS encoding alpha/beta hydrolase produces the protein MNFVLDFRGANVGGPVLPGRLTEGTHAQLQMASDVTFLIHGFNVDRPSGREQLKRFASQLNRVQHHALVATLWPGDHWAGAFSYSFEGRDADDTALELAKFIYTYLRKSTRVSFATHSLGARVALQVVKLLVPYGYTFNQLCLMAAAVDDYSLGYPSDFRDGVRGTRRVSVLASRQDYVLKLAYPAGDLFQTWFFYREDSWGQALGYHGPRVRGGNATPQQVLHVQISDQRDAGHSDYLPDPFPTPNQRSTVQFVNEALSGHPVPVYP